One stretch of Leadbetterella byssophila DSM 17132 DNA includes these proteins:
- a CDS encoding alpha/beta fold hydrolase, producing the protein MKLHFRKTGEGKPLVVLHGVFGSSDNLHTVCKQIGEAGYEVYMVDARNHGQSERGEDFNYQVLAQDLDEFLSEQGLDKPFLLGHSMGGKTVLYYSQHYVNYSGLILVDIAARGYKRHHDHIIQGLQAIDPKAITSRKEAEEIFSQYVTDPGERQFLLKNLYRTDDGAFDWRINVPVLAANAGEVVANIELAKEVDVPLLLMRGGASNYVRDSDFDEVKAYYPKAELLTVPGANHWVHATNSTGFVSGVLNFLKRI; encoded by the coding sequence ATGAAACTACATTTTAGGAAAACGGGAGAAGGTAAGCCATTAGTGGTTTTACACGGAGTGTTTGGCTCTTCAGATAATCTGCATACGGTTTGTAAGCAGATTGGAGAGGCGGGTTATGAGGTTTATATGGTAGATGCCAGAAACCATGGCCAGTCAGAAAGAGGTGAAGACTTTAATTATCAGGTTTTAGCTCAAGATTTAGATGAATTCTTGTCGGAGCAAGGATTAGATAAGCCTTTTTTATTAGGGCATAGTATGGGAGGTAAAACAGTCCTTTATTATTCTCAGCACTATGTGAATTACTCGGGCTTGATTCTAGTAGATATTGCAGCTCGGGGATATAAGAGACATCATGATCATATAATCCAGGGACTACAAGCAATAGATCCAAAGGCCATAACCTCCAGGAAGGAAGCCGAGGAGATTTTTAGTCAATATGTGACAGATCCAGGGGAGAGGCAGTTTCTGTTAAAGAATCTTTACAGGACGGATGACGGGGCTTTTGATTGGAGAATCAATGTCCCGGTATTAGCCGCTAATGCAGGAGAGGTTGTGGCAAACATAGAATTGGCAAAAGAAGTAGATGTTCCTTTGTTATTAATGCGTGGGGGCGCCTCAAATTATGTAAGAGATTCTGATTTTGATGAGGTGAAAGCCTACTATCCTAAAGCAGAATTACTGACTGTGCCAGGTGCAAACCACTGGGTACATGCTACGAATTCTACTGGTTTTGTCAGCGGAGTCCTAAATTTTCTAAAAAGAATTTGA
- a CDS encoding SusC/RagA family TonB-linked outer membrane protein → MVRKLLMLISLFVSIGMNAMAQTVSGRVSSAADGSDAPGVSVTVKGSTTATITDASGEYQISASPNSTLVFSAVGFITQEVPVNGRTVVNVSLAEDNTLLDEVVVTALGVARQQKSLGYATTTIKSADLIKVGNTNLASSLYGKAPGVRIATGPGGATSASNITIRGINSITGRNQPLIILDGVPIRSEEVSNNNYWDDQRQRGNGLNDINPEDIENLTILKGASAAALYGSEAVNGVVLITTKRAQQGKRGLNLDFNANYSVDQVAYLPRFQTVRGAGGPTILVNAGQDELGFIKYADGSRGLPETGVNFGALFDGQPIRSWDGQMRPYSAQPDGYKNLFQDAHNSNINVALSQANDFASFRFSLTRQDNEGVSLNAKNERNIANLNTSLNLSKAWKADITINYINQLTKNRPYSTDRMINNFTGMLGTFDNGLWYREKYQTSLGYRFVQGASGQSLTPNENIIYNGFRGDIADYMWRVYRHQSLEKSDRVLASLTNTFQILKDLNLRARVSTDFTGFNAEEKKATERPLAFGSSGEFVTQNNKYNILYGDLLLTYTKRFNDDFSMSIMGGYTATKSQNTFLSAGTNGGLSTENKFDLTSSVNDRLNVSLKRTNRLIDAVLGTVNFDYKGFAFIEGTIRRDRTSTMNPNNNSFVYPSVNASFVFSEALDMPSFVNYGKLRASWGIVGNYPDPYVANVAYDQRTLGSTQYTFIPVAMGNDGIRPERKHEFEIGLETRLADKVHLDVAYYNSQIVDQILPLTLPSSSGGTSVLTNIGTLRNKGIEVGINTNLITAKDYSLNLGINYAWNKNVVEKLTNDATELLHADYDGQAAQLKSVVGSAMGDLFVPPVAEAPDGQKIVRADGLYQLDATKWKKVGNTQPKGVGGISLDATYKNFFVNVMTDFRIGGYVMPTGINWMHSRGMTEESLKFMDKESGGLSYYIDASGKGVQTTANAGPNGEKVFHDGMLMEGVIQVVEDGVTKYLPNTNVISQALYYQRTYNWGGPQYGAARYELFIEEATYWKMRELSVGYNLPSKVASKLGASKINVSVYGRNLFFIYRKLKDLDPEVLTAGSRWSQTINNAGTNPATRGFGIMLRSTF, encoded by the coding sequence ATGGTCAGAAAATTACTTATGCTTATCAGCCTTTTTGTCTCGATAGGCATGAACGCTATGGCGCAAACCGTCTCTGGTAGAGTGAGTTCTGCTGCAGACGGATCTGATGCTCCCGGAGTAAGTGTCACGGTAAAGGGCAGTACCACTGCTACCATCACTGATGCCTCCGGAGAATATCAAATATCTGCGTCACCGAATAGCACTCTTGTCTTCTCTGCTGTTGGCTTTATCACTCAGGAAGTACCAGTTAACGGTAGAACAGTGGTAAATGTGAGCTTAGCAGAAGATAACACCTTGCTAGATGAAGTTGTGGTTACTGCCTTAGGTGTGGCAAGGCAACAAAAATCCCTTGGTTACGCCACAACAACTATTAAATCTGCCGACCTTATTAAAGTAGGAAACACTAACTTAGCTTCATCCCTTTATGGTAAAGCTCCTGGTGTACGTATCGCCACAGGTCCAGGTGGAGCTACCAGTGCATCTAACATTACCATTCGTGGGATCAACTCTATCACCGGAAGAAACCAGCCTCTGATTATATTAGATGGTGTGCCTATCCGTAGTGAAGAAGTTTCAAACAACAATTACTGGGATGATCAACGTCAACGCGGTAATGGCTTAAATGACATTAACCCTGAAGATATTGAAAACCTTACTATCTTAAAAGGAGCATCGGCTGCTGCCCTGTACGGGTCAGAAGCGGTGAATGGTGTGGTTTTAATCACTACTAAAAGAGCACAACAAGGGAAAAGAGGGTTAAATCTTGATTTTAATGCCAATTACTCCGTTGATCAAGTTGCCTATCTTCCTAGGTTCCAAACCGTTAGAGGTGCAGGTGGGCCTACGATTTTGGTGAATGCAGGACAGGATGAATTAGGTTTTATCAAGTATGCTGATGGCAGCAGAGGCCTTCCGGAGACGGGAGTGAACTTTGGCGCCTTATTTGATGGACAGCCCATTCGTTCGTGGGATGGTCAAATGAGACCTTATTCTGCGCAACCGGATGGATATAAAAACCTATTTCAAGATGCTCATAATTCAAATATAAATGTGGCTTTGTCGCAAGCTAACGACTTCGCATCTTTCCGTTTCTCCTTAACCCGTCAGGATAATGAAGGGGTAAGTTTGAATGCTAAAAACGAAAGGAACATAGCCAACTTAAATACTTCTTTGAATCTATCTAAGGCGTGGAAGGCAGATATCACCATCAACTACATTAATCAGTTGACTAAAAACCGTCCTTACTCTACAGACCGCATGATAAATAACTTCACCGGTATGTTAGGTACCTTTGATAATGGTCTTTGGTACAGAGAAAAATATCAAACCAGTCTGGGATATAGATTTGTTCAAGGTGCTTCCGGTCAAAGTTTGACACCGAATGAAAACATTATTTACAATGGATTCAGAGGAGATATCGCTGATTATATGTGGAGAGTGTACAGACACCAGTCGCTCGAAAAAAGTGATAGGGTTCTGGCCAGTTTAACCAATACTTTCCAGATCTTGAAGGATTTAAATTTAAGAGCGAGGGTCTCAACTGACTTCACTGGATTTAATGCAGAAGAGAAGAAAGCTACGGAAAGACCTCTGGCTTTTGGCTCCTCTGGGGAATTTGTAACTCAGAATAACAAGTACAATATTCTTTACGGCGATTTGCTATTAACCTATACCAAGAGATTTAATGATGATTTCTCCATGAGCATCATGGGAGGATACACGGCAACTAAATCTCAGAATACCTTCCTTTCCGCCGGAACTAATGGAGGTTTGAGTACAGAGAATAAATTTGACTTGACATCTTCAGTGAATGATCGCCTTAATGTTTCTCTTAAACGTACTAACCGACTCATTGATGCTGTGTTAGGAACAGTGAATTTTGACTACAAAGGTTTTGCATTTATCGAGGGAACCATCAGGAGAGACCGCACCTCTACCATGAATCCGAATAATAACTCCTTTGTTTACCCTTCAGTAAACGCCAGCTTTGTTTTCTCTGAAGCTTTGGATATGCCAAGCTTTGTGAACTATGGTAAGCTTAGAGCTTCCTGGGGTATTGTAGGTAATTATCCGGATCCATACGTAGCTAATGTAGCCTATGATCAAAGAACACTAGGCTCTACTCAGTATACCTTTATTCCTGTAGCTATGGGTAATGACGGTATTCGTCCTGAACGTAAACATGAGTTTGAGATTGGTTTGGAAACAAGACTAGCAGATAAAGTACATCTGGATGTAGCTTATTATAACTCGCAGATCGTAGACCAAATCCTACCATTGACTTTGCCTAGTTCTTCAGGTGGTACTTCAGTATTGACAAACATTGGTACCTTAAGAAACAAAGGTATTGAGGTAGGAATTAATACAAACCTAATTACTGCCAAAGATTATAGCTTGAATCTTGGTATTAACTATGCTTGGAACAAGAACGTGGTGGAGAAGTTAACTAATGACGCTACTGAATTGCTTCATGCCGATTATGATGGACAAGCAGCCCAGTTAAAATCTGTGGTTGGCTCTGCTATGGGTGACCTGTTTGTGCCGCCGGTAGCCGAAGCTCCGGACGGACAAAAAATAGTGAGAGCGGATGGCTTATACCAATTAGACGCTACAAAATGGAAGAAAGTGGGTAATACTCAGCCTAAAGGTGTGGGTGGTATAAGTTTAGATGCAACTTATAAGAATTTCTTTGTGAATGTAATGACTGACTTCAGAATAGGAGGATACGTTATGCCTACAGGGATCAACTGGATGCATTCGCGCGGTATGACAGAAGAAAGTTTGAAATTCATGGACAAAGAAAGTGGTGGTCTTTCCTATTATATAGATGCCAGTGGCAAAGGGGTACAGACTACTGCAAATGCCGGTCCTAACGGGGAAAAGGTGTTCCATGACGGAATGCTCATGGAAGGTGTGATCCAAGTAGTAGAAGATGGAGTAACCAAATATCTACCTAACACTAACGTGATTTCGCAGGCATTGTATTATCAGAGAACCTACAACTGGGGTGGACCTCAGTACGGTGCTGCCAGATATGAATTGTTTATTGAGGAAGCTACTTACTGGAAAATGAGAGAGCTATCAGTAGGTTACAATTTGCCATCTAAGGTAGCATCTAAATTGGGTGCATCTAAAATCAATGTTTCTGTTTACGGACGTAACCTCTTCTTTATCTATAGAAAGTTGAAAGACTTAGATCCTGAGGTACTTACTGCCGGTTCCAGATGGAGTCAGACCATCAATAACGCAGGTACTAACCCGGCTACGAGAGGATTTGGTATAATGTTAAGATCGACCTTTTAA